One window from the genome of Saccharomyces mikatae IFO 1815 strain IFO1815 genome assembly, chromosome: 6 encodes:
- the PPQ1 gene encoding protein-serine/threonine phosphatase (similar to Saccharomyces cerevisiae PPQ1 (YPL179W); ancestral locus Anc_6.172), which yields MRRSPSRSNNNFAVPNCSTNSNSSQQQLTTPSDDLNSNEPNDPDDSRSLPTIKKFNNKHSINNYNNTLASTAKNNNNKRTSNDNILIPGENAHKQKIYTKDGTLKSLYLDIDVSVAKDLSSSTTAPKLINTSRTSSTTTATTSNNILTSPSYRESNCSSPSSYSFSSYYSSATSASSSTSSFLKSSGLSSRVKSPSSSVKASSFGVPSFPTSGIPNPNSSKKPIFLRRYSHDASSNEGLDIDIAIEKLLQAGESRDITKNSKKKFPFHSWEIQLICYHAREIFLNQPTLLRLQAPIKIVGDVHGQFNDLLRILKLSGVPSDTNYLFLGDYVDRGKNSLETILLLLCYKIKYRDNFFMLRGNHESANVTKMYGFYDECKRRLNSKVWKMFVDVFNTLPLAAIIQDKIFCVHGGISPDLEDMKQIEKVVRPTDIPESGLVTDLLWSDPDPQVSDWSDNDRGVSYTFSKRNVLDFCAKFKFDLVIRGHMVVEDGYEFFAKKKFVTIFSAPNYCGEFQNWGAVMSVTTGMMCSFELLKPRALKNKKKSSKT from the coding sequence ATGAGAAGAAGCCCGTCCAGATCAAATAACAACTTTGCAGTACCGAATTGCTCAACTAATTCTAACTCTAGTCAGCAACAATTAACTACACCTTCAGATGATCTCAACAGTAACGAACCTAATGACCCAGATGATAGTAGGTCTCTACCTACTATcaagaaattcaataataaacatTCTATAAACAATTACAACAATACTTTAGCATCGACCGCgaagaacaacaacaataaacGAACTagcaatgataatatactcaTTCCAGGCGAAAATGCACATAAACAGAAAATATATACCAAAGATGGTACCTTGAAGAGCTTGTACCTAGATATCGATGTTTCAGTCGCGAAGGATTTGTCATCATCTACAACTGCCCCGAAATTGATCAATACCTCAAGAACTTCCTCCACCACAACTGCCACTACTTCAAATAATATCTTGACATCACCCTCTTATCGCGAGTCAAATTGTTCTTCTCCATCATCatattccttttcctcGTACTATTCATCCGCCACATctgcttcttcatcaacgtcatcatttttgaaatcatcTGGGTTATCATCCAGAGTTAAGTcaccttcatcttctgtGAAAGCAAGCTCGTTTGGGGTGCCTTCGTTTCCAACATCTGGGATACCCAATCCCAATAGCAGCAAGAAGCCTATATTTTTGAGACGGTATTCACATGACGCTTCTTCTAATGAAGGTCTTGATATTGACATtgcaattgaaaaactacTACAAGCTGGTGAATCAAGAGATATCACCAAgaattctaaaaaaaaatttccattCCATTCTTGGGAAATTCAGCTTATCTGCTACCATGCCagggaaatttttttgaatcagCCTACTTTATTAAGGTTACAAGCACCTATCAAAATTGTAGGTGATGTTCATGGACAATTTAATGACCTACTGCGAATTTTAAAGTTATCTGGTGTACCATCAGATACGAATTATTTGTTTCTTGGTGATTATGTTGACCGAGGTAAGAACTCATTGGAAACCATTCTGCTGTTATTATGTTATAAGATAAAGTATAGAGACAACTTTTTTATGTTAAGAGGTAACCACGAATCCGCTAATGTTACAAAGATGTACGGTTTCTATGATGAATGCAAAAGACGATTGAATTCGAAAGTATGGAAAATGTTTGTTGATGTGTTCAATACCTTGCCACTAGCAGCCATTATCCAAGACAAAATCTTTTGCGTTCATGGAGGTATATCACCTGATTTAGAGGATATGAAAcagattgaaaaagttgtaAGACCAACGGATATACCCGAAAGTGGATTAGTTACAGATTTGTTATGGAGTGATCCAGACCCTCAGGTTTCTGATTGGTCAGACAATGACCGTGGTGTTTCGTACACTTTTTCTAAAAGGAATGTCCTTGATTTCTGTGCCAAGTTTAAATTCGACTTAGTAATTAGAGGACATATGGTTGTGGAAGATGGGtatgaattttttgctAAGAAAAAGTTCGTAACAATCTTTTCAGCGCCCAATTACTGTGGGGAGTTTCAAAATTGGGGGGCAGTAATGAGCGTTACGACAGGTATGATGTGTAGCTTTGAACTATTGAAGCCGCGcgcattgaaaaataaaaagaaatcaagcAAAACTTAA
- the TCO89 gene encoding Tco89p (similar to Saccharomyces cerevisiae TCO89 (YPL180W); ancestral locus Anc_6.175) → MVHRGRTLKSDAEIASPIASTVSHQSKPFRQFSTRSRAKSNASFKGLRRVLTHDGTLDNDYFNKHNISQKCKSTDALFRKRTISGLNMTALTRVKSNQGKRSASFHSPVHNTLLSPKSSSHSNSGGGGFSLKPRRSKSTQSVLSLRDAQASNKNESTTDEEVEYFSEDNVEDEKMKNDRIRTEQIMSEQKKNTPHLSHNKLQSPDTIDEKEERKSSIDRNEKYRAVSLPLPHLSSNDYPRETSQSVELQHNGQEAPSLTETKLIKESIINEQEQPNSITGSDVGVKSDDSKKFKLSLEKSGDGISHASSNTQEKILDVGNTLDAHRDNHVPSHSEEQFDQEDHIDAPRSSSSRKSDSSFMPLRRQSSKQHKLLNEEEDLIKPGNISSTDGNVKDIEGNSILENYVPNMILSQSTGVERRLENLPSIQNSLGNEIHSSGERMNLEDTFNGLDDDKLRSSTKNVRQSQLGQKIPNSQSIFPPATNNTSKDNNVPQHSFSTSISSLTNNLRRAAPESFHGSSRINSIFHKKGNQSLLLRSNDTGKNAVALNSPLSHEHSTSSTNVNGNANKQSDSGTKFNSFAQFLKSDGIDAESRTQRKLWLQRENSIMDLSSQNDSSDSIFMAGNIDAKREFERISHEYSNVKRFYNPLDEALLRIEPTMPGNAKNIRKKSHNDGQSIAHSNDTTDHKDENDLLFTDYDKKFDNLYPHLANAKIQAVLSSIWKNESYSFNKDVNPINKNRTSSTNHSMSHAASQNTRNLLRGPIGSSTTLHHQRVINSLQPTTRAVNRRMENVGYMHTQQQQR, encoded by the coding sequence ATGGTACATAGAGGAAGAACTTTGAAATCAGACGCTGAAATAGCGTCTCCTATTGCATCAACAGTATCACACCAATCAAAACCATTTAGACAGTTTTCGACTAGGTCGAGAGCAAAGAGTAACGCAAGTTTCAAAGGTTTGCGCAGAGTTCTAACTCATGATGGTACACTGGACAATGATTATTTCAATAAACATAACATCTCTCAAAAATGTAAGAGTACTGATGCACTTTTCAGAAAGCGAACAATCAGTGGGTTGAATATGACAGCTTTAACAAGAGTAAAATCCAACCAAGGAAAAAGATCAGCGTCATTTCACAGTCCGGTACATAACACCTTACTAAGCCCGAAGAGTAGTAGTCACTCTAATTCCGGAGGCGGTGGTTTCAGTCTAAAACCACGTAGAAGCAAAAGCACTCAATCCGTTCTGAGTCTTCGAGACGCACAAGCATCTAACAAAAATGAATCTACTACTGATGAAGAGGTAGAATACTTTTCTGAAGATAATgtagaagatgaaaagatgaaaaacGATAGAATAAGAACCGAACAAATTATGTCtgaacagaaaaaaaatacaccACATTTAAGCCATAATAAATTACAATCACCTGATACaatagatgaaaaagaagaacgtAAATCATCTATAGATCGGAACGAAAAATACAGAGCCGTTTCGCTACCATTACCTCACTTGTCATCTAATGACTACCCCAGAGAAACAAGCCAGTCTGTAGAACTCCAGCATAATGGACAAGAGGCACCAAGCTTAACGGAAACAAAGctaatcaaagaaagtatTATTAATGAACAGGAACAACCAAATTCAATAACAGGATCTGACGTTGGTGTCAAATCCGACGATTCTAAAAAATTTAAGCTTTCATTGGAGAAATCAGGCGATGGCATTTCACATGCGTCATCTAATacacaagaaaagattcttGATGTCGGTAACACATTAGATGCTCATAGGGATAATCATGTACCAAGCCATTCGGAAGAACAGTTTGATCAAGAAGATCATATTGATGCTCCTAGGAGTagttcatcaagaaaaagtgaTTCAAGTTTTATGCCCCTCAGAAGACAAAGTTCGAAACAGCACAAATTATTGAACGAAGAGGAAGACTTAATTAAGCCTGGTAATATATCTTCCACTGATGGCAATGTTAAGGATATCGAAGGAAATAGTATATTGGAAAATTATGTACCTAATATGATCCTTTCCCAGTCGACTGGAGTTGAACGTAGGCTTGAAAATTTACCATCCATTCAAAATTCTCTTGGAAATGAAATTCACAGCTCTGGTGAACGTATGAACTTAGAGGATACTTTTAATGGCCTTGATGATGACAAATTGCGTAGTAGCACAAAAAATGTCAGGCAATCTCAACTTGGTCAAAAAATACCAAACTCTCAATCTATTTTTCCTCCTGCTACTAACAACACCAGTAAAGATAACAACGTTCCTCAGCATAGCTTTTCGACTTCCATATCCAGCTTAACAAATAATTTGAGGAGAGCAGCTCCTGAAAGCTTCCATGGTTCATCAAGAATAAATAgtatttttcataaaaaAGGTAACCAGAGTTTACTTTTAAGATCAAATGATACTGGCAAGAATGCAGTAGCCTTAAACTCTCCATTGTCCCATGAACATTCCACATCGAGTACTAATGTCAATGGCAATGCCAACAAACAATCTGACTCCGGTACCAAATTTAATAGTTTTGCTCAGTTCCTTAAATCTGACGGAATTGATGCAGAATCAAGAAcacaaagaaaattatgGTTACAGAGAGAAAATTCCATCATGGATTTAAGTTCGCAAAACGACAGTAGTGACTCTATCTTTATGGCGGGAAATATTGACGCAAAAAGAGAGTTTGAAAGAATATCTCATGAATATTCTAATGTAAAAAGATTCTACAACCCACTTGATGAAGCGTTGTTGCGAATAGAGCCTACGATGCCAGGGAACGCAAAAAATATcaggaaaaaaagccaTAACGATGGGCAGTCTATTGCTCATTCCAACGATACAACAGACCATAAGGATGAGAATGATTTACTTTTTACTGATTatgacaaaaaatttgataatcTTTATCCACATCTTGCAAATGCTAAAATTCAAGCAGTGTTATCCAGTATATGGAAAAACGAAAGTTACTCATTTAACAAAGACGTTAATCCAATCAACAAGAATAGAACGTCGAGTACAAACCATAGCATGAGCCACGCTGCTTCACAGAATACCCGTAACTTGCTAAGAGGTCCGATAGGTTCCAGTACCACTTTGCATCACCAACGCGTCATTAATTCTCTGCAGCCAACTACAAGAGCGGTGAATCGCAGAATGGAGAATGTTGGTTACATGCATACtcagcaacaacaaaggTGA
- the CTI6 gene encoding Cti6p (similar to Saccharomyces cerevisiae CTI6 (YPL181W); ancestral locus Anc_6.173), whose product MESTTVVSKNSVIENEDMEKAEVTANNQLIDTASLSTATTTTGAPEGVQEESVEHEDVSIQDVEGEREEEEGETRCICGELDTPDDSGFFIQCEQCSSWQHGYCVSITQDNAPDKYWCEQCRPELHQLFTTDTGEARSVYKPVQEKKRQSRRRARNAATSKPTTADEVEKSPKNTSNTDDNIDDEEDEVEDEISGLGFTKDGTTRSSRRRRRNSIEDASADQYSLDAGESDKKLLDRKRATFMAREEKQYQRMLEKALKESRRTSHPEDPEIDGNDANTYEGDLNAHNGTTRLQTDVILTEGKPESITDADLITRLQSSKESSMEKSKDVEKESSQEKELSTSSVQETEKTDEPIPPLTSISSSEEDSRKASSRGPKRVSKPVKKSSRTRRSNTSSDTNQSRRSADIGTDKPVKPRLPPQRTSLNEMRRRVSAILEFISRTQWELSEDQSDREEFVRFVENQHFVEKVDTIYNGYKESLSMMDDLTRELLLWEKKYSSNSNAIQ is encoded by the coding sequence ATGGAATCGACAACAGTAGTGTCTAAAAATTCTGTAATAGAGAATGAAGACATGGAGAAAGCAGAAGTTACTGCGAATAATCAACTAATAGATACTGCATCATTATCAACAGCAACGACAACAACAGGGGCGCCTGAAGGTGTACAGGAAGAGAGCGTCGAGCATGAAGATGTTTCTATACAAGATGTAGAAGGAGAGagggaagaagaggaaggtGAAACCCGCTGTATATGCGGCGAGCTCGATACTCCTGATGACTCTGGgtttttcattcaatgtGAGCAGTGTAGTTCTTGGCAGCACGGTTATTGTGTAAGTATTACCCAAGATAATGCCCCTGATAAATATTGGTGTGAACAATGCAGGCCGGAACTCCACCAGCTCTTTACCACAGATACTGGTGAAGCAAGGTCAGTATATAAACCTGTTcaggagaagaaaagacaATCGAGGAGAAGAGCTCGAAATGCGGCCACGAGTAAACCTACCACCGCGGATGAAGTCGAGAAAAGTCCCAAAAATACTAGCAATACTGATGACAATAtcgatgatgaagaggatgaagtGGAAGATGAGATTTCGGGTTTAGGTTTCACTAAAGACGGTACTACAAGGTCCAGTAGAAGGAGgagaagaaattcaatAGAGGATGCCTCTGCGGATCAATATTCACTGGATGCTGGGGAGAGCGATAAAAAGCTGTTAGATAGAAAAAGGGCTACTTTCATGgcaagagaagaaaaacaatatcaaagaaTGTTAGAAAAGGCTTTGAAAGAGAGCAGGAGAACATCGCATCCAGAAGATCCTGAAATCGATGGAAATGATGCTAACACTTACGAAGGCGATCTAAACGCCCATAATGGCACTACTAGACTACAGACGGATGTTATATTAACAGAAGGTAAACCAGAATCAATAACAGATGCTGATTTGATAACTAGACTGCAGTCATCTAAAGAGTCATCGATggaaaaatcaaaggacgtagaaaaagaaagcagtCAAGAGAAGGAATTATCAACAAGTTCAGTGCAAGAGACTGAAAAAACAGATGAACCTATTCCACCTCTAACCTCCATATCTTCTTCCGAAGAGGACTCAAGGAAAGCTAGTTCAAGGGGTCCTAAAAGAGTTTCCAAGCCAGTAAAAAAGAGTAGCAGAACGCGTCGAAGCAATACAAGTTCAGATACCAACCAAAGTAGAAGAAGTGCTGATATAGGCACCGATAAACCAGTAAAACCTCGATTACCCCCACAGAGGACTTCATTGAACGAAATGAGAAGAAGGGTGTCTGCTATTCTAGAATTCATTTCCAGAACTCAATGGGAATTGAGTGAAGACCAGTCCGATCGAGAAGAGTTTGTGCGATTTGTTGAAAATCAGCACTTCGTAGAGAAAGTTGATACAATTTACAATGGTTATAAGGAAAGTTTGTCAATGATGGACGATCTAACTAGAGAATTACTGCTATGGGAGAAAAAATACTCAAGTAATTCTAATGCCattcaatga
- the RTT10 gene encoding tRNA (34-2'-O)-methyltransferase regulator RTT10 (similar to Saccharomyces cerevisiae RTT10 (YPL183C); ancestral locus Anc_6.177) has translation MRNLSHYGPALCVKFYNDYVLAGYGPFIHVYDYRSNTLINKCRLFHYNKVHGINISTYGKILAYGARSVTILKLEDVLKKASLEDSERINSDWVTGATFSFDESQIYLLTCYNKVLVCDLNCEVISRKSLSGERSILYSGIIKVFGPDKVYVNAGTVMGGVIIWDLFSETKIHNLLGHEGSIFYVNLSNNGKYVASCSDDRSIRLWDLQTGEQLSIGWSHTARIWNLMFFDNDTKLISVSEDCTCRIWNIVESQKKDAELSISNVYEVHLIKSIWGVDVKEDEMIAVTSGNDGRLKLIDLHQLKRHGDEELSFSLDDITEQCGIIFDRNESIKGFQGFPFGVVAITSSGKILKFSDVTKQWKLLLTNENFISYPITNGIQTDNIAVFSNNKSDVLLMKFSENGADIIQSEEFHLDELSKTNNCLVAEFNDQSFLLTLQSPNPRDKFLCLEISRQDLKIKSKHCFNKPENFSPSCLTSFKNHILVGSRFSTVVIYNLLDDNEEPFIIRRLSPGDTTTSIEFVESKDHSAVFSVTNRDGYYVFIELTKTYVEGLPQHISCKVLHSNKMMKGFLEGAFFNSNGEYITYGFKSSLFYLYNETNCYELASEVCGGSHRLWNLSKIANGHILMYIKASRFHLRKIYNSVVPETLENGIHGREIRDISICPNTNANTNGNFNNGHIFCTASEDTTIKLGYFDKKTGKVNNFWTQRKHVSGLQRCQFINERLMISSSAREELFLWELNDKYDKRPYMTIRQTLPTSTNNPDLRIMDFDVKFVSQSGNFILATVYSDSTIKIWYYEDDQNKFDLIMQGRHKTCCLFNVVIITLKDQILVVVSPTNGYLVVYDITEFVPFTVDLTSGDLVETKLNTTISDLPAPVSQLQVHQSGIKSLDYVVDTTRSLATILTGGDDNGLGLTNLKLDDANTAVLKLSDFIASAASSTITSGMLINSGKEAITTSVDQVIRAWKITAGKLSLADKKRTTVADTGSLDIISNDEHPDSNKTLLIGGVGLSIWSK, from the coding sequence ATGAGGAACTTATCTCATTACGGTCCTGCACTATGTGTTAAATTTTACAATGATTATGTTCTTGCTGGTTATGGACCCTTCATCCATGTTTATGACTATCGTTCAAATACGTTGATCAATAAATGTAGATTATTTCACTACAATAAGGTTCATGGAATAAACATTTCGACTTATGGTAAAATTCTGGCCTATGGTGCGAGATCTGTGACAATATTGAAACTCGAAGATGTTCTAAAGAAAGCTTCATTAGAGGATTCCGAAAGAATTAATTCAGATTGGGTTACCGGCGCTACGTTTAGTTTTGACGAGTCACAAATATATTTGTTGACTTGTTATAATAAAGTACTTGTTTGTGATTTGAATTGTGAAGTGATTTCGAGGAAATCTCTAAGTGGAGAAAGGTCTATTCTATATTCCGGTATAATTAAGGTTTTCGGTCCAGACAAGGTATATGTCAATGCAGGTACCGTTATGGGCGGTGTTATCATTTGGGATTTATTTTCAGAAACGAAAATTCACAATTTACTGGGTCATGAAGGTTCTATATTTTATGTTAATCTGAGTAATAATGGGAAATATGTGGCCAGTTGTTCTGATGATAGATCAATTAGACTATGGGATCTACAAACCGGTGAGCAATTGTCGATCGGGTGGAGCCATACCGCAAGAATTTGGAATTTAAtgttttttgataatgataCGAAATTAATAAGTGTTTCTGAAGACTGCACATGTCGTATATGGAATATTGTCGAATCACAAAAAAAGGATGCCGAATTATCCATATCCAACGTTTATGAAGTACATTTAATCAAGAGTATATGGGGAGTTGATGTGAAAGAGGATGAGATGATAGCTGTGACCTCTGGGAATGATGGTAGATTGAAACTGATTGATCTTCACCAGTTGAAAAGACATGGCGACGAAGAATTATCATTCAGTCTAGATGATATCACCGAACAATGTGGCATCATTTTTGATAGAAATGAGAGCATCAAGGGGTTCCAAGGATTCCCTTTTGGTGTAGTTGCTATCACTTCGTCAGGTAAAATTCTGAAATTTAGTGACGTTACGAAACAATGGAAATTATTGCTAactaatgaaaattttatttcttATCCGATTACGAATGGAATTCAAACAGATAATATCGCTGTTTTTTCTAATAATAAGAGTGATGTTCTCCTGATGAAATTCAGCGAAAATGGGGCTGACATAATTCAATCTGAAGAATTCCATTTGGATGAACTTTCCAAGACAAATAATTGTCTCGTAGCTGAATTCAATGATCAATCATTCTTACTTACATTGCAGTCTCCAAACCCTCGTGATAAGTTTTTATGTTTAGAAATAAGTCGTCAAGActtgaaaatcaaaagtaAGCACTGCTTTAACAAacctgaaaatttttcgcCTTCGTGCTTAACGTCCTTCAAGAATCATATTTTAGTCGGCTCACGTTTTAGCACAGTAGTGATTTACAACTTACTTGATGACAATGAAGAGCCCTTCATAATTAGAAGATTAAGCCCTGGCGATACAACCACCTCAATAGAATTTGTGGAAAGTAAGGATCATTCTGCCGTCTTTTCTGTAACAAATAGAGATGGCTATTACGTTTTTATTGAGTTAACTAAAACCTATGTGGAAGGGCTTCCTCAACACATTAGTTGCAAGGTTTTGCATTCTAATAAGATGATGAAGGGTTTTCTGGAGGGCGCTTTCTTTAACTCAAACGGTGAGTACATTACTTATGGGTTCAAGTCTAGCTTATTTTACCTCTACAACGAGACCAACTGCTATGAATTAGCTAGTGAAGTATGTGGTGGTTCCCATCGTCTGTGGAATCTCAGTAAAATCGCCAACGGTCACATACTAATGTATATCAAGGCATCCCGCTTTCATCtaagaaaaatttacaatTCAGTTGTCCCTGAAACTTTAGAAAACGGTATTCACGGAAGAGAAATTAGAGATATTTCAATCTGTCCGAACACGAATGCCAACACGAATGGCAATTTTAATAATGGTCATATATTCTGCACCGCGTCTGAAGATACTACCATCAAGTTAGGATATTTCGACAAAAAAACAGGTAAGGTAAATAATTTTTGGACTCAAAGAAAGCATGTTTCTGGGCTACAACGTTGCCAGTTCATCAATGAAAGATTAATGATATCATCCTCGGCTAGAGAGGAACTGTTTTTATGGGAATTGAATGATAAGTATGACAAACGGCCATATATGACAATACGACAAACATTACCCACATCTACAAATAACCCCGATTTAAGAATTATGGATTTTGATGTAAAATTTGTATCTCAATCAGGTAACTTTATATTGGCTACTGTTTATTCGGATTCCACGATAAAAATTTGGTATTATGAAGATGATCAAAATAAGTTTGACCTAATCATGCAAGGCCGCCATAAGACGTGCTGCTTATTTaatgttgttattattacacTGAAAGATCAAATCCTTGTTGTCGTTTCACCAACGAATGGATATCTAGTTGTTTATGATATAACAGAATTCGTTCCATTTACCGTTGATCTAACTTCTGGTGATTTAGTCGAAACCAAATTGAATACTACTATTTCAGATCTTCCCGCTCCTGTATCACAATTACAAGTACATCAGTCCGGTATTAAATCTTTAGATTATGTTGTCGATACGACAAGATCTTTAGCAACAATTTTAACAGGTGGTGATGACAACGGCTTGGGGTTGACCAACTTGAAATTAGATGATGCGAATACAGCAGTGTTAAAGCTAAGTGATTTTATTGCTTCTGCTGCTTCTTCTACAATAACATCAGGTATGTTGATTAATAGTGGTAAAGAAGCTATTACCACATCGGTTGATCAAGTAATACGCGCTTGGAAAATTACCGCAGGCAAACTTTCGTTGGCAGATAAGAAGCGTACCACTGTAGCGGACACAGGATCACTAGATATCATCTCCAATGATGAACACCCTGATTCCAATAAAACGTTACTGATTGGAGGAGTGGGTTTATCTATTTGGAGTAAATAA
- the MRN1 gene encoding Mrn1p (similar to Saccharomyces cerevisiae MRN1 (YPL184C); ancestral locus Anc_6.183) has product MVISYNNNNNNNNSNNNNNNNNSNNNNNNNNNNNNNSNNNNMFPPFSSSDDFAMYQQSDSSGHYQETYTNGPQNFGDTVYPINGNFPLLPSDFTREPNDSFFYENSGIFDYQRIQQQPTQFQIKQQNDPQQQLSQEQHFGIDNEIVQNSNHYYEYERSSNEVSPFDDENSNLLSDGISPTIMATATAVTNANAPLSVNTQANNPLNFTSAPSRTVYLGNVPPNLSVKELLDHVRSGVVEDVKIISEKMCAFISFVDESAALLFHSDAILKRLNIGDRDIKIGWGKPTRIDPIVAARISTDGATRNVYIGRMTIDGEESHLSEEQLRIDLKEYGEIDCIKVIKEKGIAFIHFASILNAIKVVTNLPIRNPYYQNKRIFYGKDRCAFITKTQQHNAAQFLGVQPGMEHMIEFSDREFISNALLQQSAAAAAIATSAGGPNNLGNRTVYLGSLPKDVKIEEICNAVRGGLLQSIKLLNDRYVCFVTFIDPTAAAQFYAMSSLYGFTVQKKRCKVGWGKHSGPLPNALALAVSNGASRNVYVGNIDFVSDSLRDERIFTESNLRHVFQQYGEVEQINFLPEKNCCFVNYTNISNAILALDKIKSNPYFKDLKINFGKDRCGNVPHQSR; this is encoded by the coding sequence ATGGTGATTTcctataataataacaataacaataacaatagcaataacaataacaataataataatagtaataataataataataataataataataataataataatagtaataataataatatgtTTCCTCccttctcttcttctgatgaCTTTGCAATGTATCAACAGTCCGATTCTTCTGGTCATTATCAAGAAACTTACACGAATGGCCCTCAAAATTTTGGTGATACTGTCTACCCTATAAATGGTAACTTCCCTCTTCTTCCATCCGATTTTACACGCGAACCCAATGATTCATTCTTTTATGAAAATAGTGGAATTTTTGACTATCAGCGAATTCAACAACAGCCAACGCAATTCCAGATTAAGCAGCAAAATGATCCGCAACAACAACTTTCACAGGAACAACATTTTGGAATTGACAACGAAATCGTTCAGAATAGTAATCATTATTATGAATACGAAAGATCTTCAAATGAAGTCTCTccatttgatgatgaaaattcaAACTTGTTGTCTGATGGCATATCTCCCACTATTATGGCAACTGCAACAGCTGTGACCAATGCAAATGCTCCTTTATCCGTAAACACACAGGCCAACAATCCCTTGAATTTCACATCAGCCCCAAGTAGAACTGTCTATTTAGGAAATGTGCCACCAAATCTAAGTGTTAAAGAATTATTGGATCATGTTAGAAGCGGTGTAGTAGAAGatgtaaaaataatatctGAGAAAATGTGTGCATTCATATCTTTTGTCGATGAAAGCGCTGCATTATTGTTTCATTCAGATGCAATTTTAAAACGCTTAAACATCGGAGATAGAGACATCAAGATTGGTTGGGGGAAACCAACTCGAATTGATCCTATTGTCGCTGCTAGAATCTCTACGGATGGTGCCACTAGAAATGTGTATATTGGCCGCATGACAATTGACGGTGAAGAATCACATCTGTCTGAAGAGCAATTAAGGATCGATTTGAAAGAGTACGGCGAAATTGATTGTATAAAAGTTatcaaagagaaaggaaTTGCTTTTATTCATTTTGCATCCATTTTAAATGCTATAAAAGTGGTTACGAATCTGCCAATAAGAAATCCATACTATCAAAATaagagaattttttatGGAAAGGATAGATGCGCTTTTATTACCAAGACCCAACAACATAATGCGGCTCAATTTCTAGGAGTCCAACCTGGTATGGAACATATGATAGAGTTTTCCGATCGTGAATTCATATCTAACGCTCTATTACAGCAATCTGCAGCCGCTGCAGCAATTGCGACATCCGCAGGTGGTCCCAATAATCTGGGTAATAGGACTGTTTACTTGGGCAGTTTGCCTAAGGATGTTaagattgaagaaatctGTAATGCCGTTCGTGGAGGTCTATTACAAAGTATAAAGCTATTGAACGATCGTTACGTTTGCTTTGTCACATTTATTGATCCCACCGCTGCTGCACAGTTCTATGCAATGAGTTCTTTGTATGGATTTACAGTCCAAAAAAAACGTTGTAAAGTTGGTTGGGGAAAACATTCTGGTCCACTGCCCAATGCACTTGCCTTGGCAGTTAGTAATGGTGCGTCGAGAAACGTTTATGTGGGAAATATCGATTTTGTTAGTGATTCCCTAAGAGATGAACGTATCTTCACTGAAAGTAATTTAAGACATGTTTTCCAACAATATGGAGAAGTGGAACAAATCAATTTCTTACCCGAAAAGAACTGTTGTTTCGTTAACTATACAAACATTAGTAACGCTATTTTGGCCTTAGACAAAATTAAATCGAACCCCTATTTCAAAGATCTTAAAATAAACTTTGGCAAAGATAGATGCGGTAACGTTCCCCACCAATCACGCTAA